CCCGCGTTGAGGTCGACGGGGCGGTACTCGTCGCCGAACTCGAGCGTCGTTTCCGCACTCGCGTCGAGCCACGCCGCCACGTCGTCGACGTTGGGCATCGTCGCCGAGAGCGCGACGATTCGGGGGTCACAAAGCCGACGCAGCCGGGAGATGGCGACCTCGAGCACCGAGCCCCGTCGGTCGGCGTCGAGTAAGTGCACCTCGTCGATGACGCAGACGTCGACGTCGGTGACGAAGTCGTAGCGTCGGGAGTCGTGTTTTCGCGTGGCTGAGTCGAGCTTCTCGGGCGTCATCACGAGGATGTCGGCGTGTCGGGCCCGGCGCGGGTTGAGGTCTCGCTCGCCCGTGACGACGTACACCGAGTACCCCAGCGCCTCGAAGCGGTCCCAGTCGGCTTCTTTCTCGTTGGTCAGCGCTCGCAACGGGGCGATAAAGAGTGCCGTCCCGTCATCGGCGAGCGCCTTACAGATCGCCAGTTCCGCCAGCGCCGTCTTTCCCGAGGCCGTCGGTGCGCTGGCGACGACGTTCTCTTCGCGCTCGAGCAAGGCGGGAACCGCCTCCCGTTGCATCCGGTTGAACGACTCGAACGCGAACGCGTCGGCAAAGTCGGGCAGAACCTCGGCGACCTCCATCATTCAGAGACGCGTAGTGGCGGGTCAAAGGCGTTTCCTTCCACTGACTCTGGTTCCCCCGATCCGAAAATGATCGGTGGTCTCGAAACGTTCCCTCGACGGTCGGCGGGGCTGGCGTCCAGGTTTAGACCGTGATTTCGCCCGAGTTGATCTTGCCGGCCTGGATGTAGGCGTCGGCGGCGGCCGCGATGTGAATGAGCGGCGCGAAGAACATCATGAGGAACCCGACGAGCAGGAACATCATGATGAAGGTGAAGATCCAGAAGACGACGAGCCCGCCGAGGAAGGCGGCGCCGCGGGTCGTCTGTCCGTTGTAGATCTGACCAATCCCGGGGATGATGAACGACAGTACTGCCGCGAGGATCTCGTTTACGTCGTCGCTTCCTGTGCCAGCTGCTACTGTTGGGTCTGCCATGGCAGTAGACTGAATATCAAAGAGCCACGACTTATACTTTTCTGCCGATTTTTATTGTTCGTTCATCGTCGAATCCAGTAGAGAAAAACGAGACAGTGCCTACTTCTGGACGAGGAGTGTGACGGCAATCGCCCCCGCTGTCGCGAGCACGAGCGGGTAGAGGATTCCTCCGAGGACGGTCGCCGGGGCGAGTTCAGGCGCTATCGAACCCGAGGCTTCGATGCCGAAGAACTCAGCTTCTGTCGTCGCCTCCGAGACGAACGCACCGACGCCTATCACCACGACGTAGCCGATCGTCACCGGCGCGCCGACGGCGACGGCCTCGCCGAGGTGGTACGCCAGGGCCGCGCCGGCGGCCACGAGCACGAGCGGCGGGACGACGTAGAGCACGCTGGCAGTCGTGCTTCCGGACTGAGCGATGAAGTCGACGGGTTCGTTCCCGCCGAAGCCGCCGATCGAGCCGCTGGCCTCGACGTCGACCAGGTGGGCGTTGTAGTAGTACCAGGCGACGCCCTTCCAGTCGGCGACGTCGCCGCCGATGCGGGTACGGACCTCACCCACGATCAGGAGATAGGTGAGAAGGTAACCGATTACGGCGGCGAGGACGCCGAGCCCCGCGCTCGCCGCGACGCTCGAGGCACGCGAGGTCGATCGATTCGGAGTCGTTGACAGGTGGTCGGTCATGGCATCGGCTTCGGAGCGGCGTCGGTACAATAGGCTTTGTGGTTTAACAGGTCGATAAGCGGCCTCGAGCGGACGGCTTGGCATGCTGACAGGGACCTCGAGCGGACGGCTTGGCATGCTGACAGGGACCTCGAGCAGTGATTCGAACCTGCTCACGTCCTCGAGGAGCGAGCGTCGGCGGCGTCGAGCTGTCTCGAGAGGATCGTACTCGCCTCGTGGGGCCGGGGCAGCCGTTCGAAGGTGAGCTCCGGATCGCCGGAGCCGGCGGTGTAGACGGTGAGCTCGCCGTAGCCGAGCAGCCGGCCGACCGTCGACTGCCGTAAGCTCGTGTTCTGGACGCGCTCGAGGCGAAACTGGGTGACGTCGCGGGAGACGACGCCGCGTTTCTCGTACAGCTCCGAGGTCGTGATCACGTACCGGGTGTTGGTCCAAAAGGCGTACAGGTAGCCGAGCATCGCGGCGCCGACGAGCGCGATCAGCACGCCGACCATCGTCAGAACCTCCGATCCACCGCCGGTCGTTCCCCAGCCCGCGAGAAAGAGGCCGACGAGGACGAGCGCGACGCCGGCTGGCAGCCCGCGCCCCATCGCGATCGGGTGTGGACGGCTCTCCCAGACGACCTCCTCGCCGTCGTTCAGGTGGAGCCAGTTCGGCGACCGGTCGGTCATGGGTCCCCCATATTCCGCTCGAGCCCGTAAAGCTATCGGGAAATAAACAACTTCCAGACCGTCCGGATTACGTGACCAACGCGTCCGTCAGTCGCCAGCCGCCGACGCGGCCGCCTCGCTCGCCGCTCGAGCGTTCATCCCGTTCGCCGTTTCGCGCCAGTAGTAGAGGCCGAGCCCGATCGCGGCGGCGACGTTCGAGAGGGTGACCGCCCAGAAGACGCCGACGACGCCCAGCTCGAGTGGGTACGCCAGGAGCGCAGCGACCGGCAGTCGAACGACCCAGTACTGTAACAGCGTGGCGACGAAGCTCGTTCGCGTTCGGCTCGCGCCGTTGAACCCCGCCTGCAGGAGGTACGTCGCCCCGATCGCCCAGTAGCCGTAGGCGAGAATGCGCAGGTACTCGACGGTCAACTCGAGTTCGGCGGCGGTGACGTCGGGCACGAAGAGCGCGGTGAGCGTCTCGGGGACGAGCAACTGGACGGCGCCGACGACGGTGAGCGCCCCGCCGGCGATGGCGACGCCGGTCCAGGTCGCCTGCCGGGCGCGGGCCGGCTTCTCGGCGCCGAGATTCTGGCCGACGACGCTCTGGGCGGCCTGCTGAAGCCCCATCGCGGGGATGAAGGCCACGCTGGCGACGCGTGCACCGATCGTGTACGCGGCGAGCCCCGCCGAACCGCCGACGGCGACGACGATGGCGACCATCACCACCCGGACCGACTGCCCCGCGAGGAACTGTCCGGCGGTCGGCCAGCCGACGTCGACGATCTCGGCGACGTCTTCGCGGCGAATCTCGAGGACCGTCCGATCGATGACGAAGTCGTCCCGACCGCGAACGGCCATCCCGATCGCCAGCAGGAGGCCGCCGGTGTAACCGATTCCGGTGGCGAGTGCGGCGCCAGCGACGTCGAGTTCCGGGAACGGCCCCCAGCCGAAGATGAGGAAGGGATCGAGGACGATGTTGATTCCCACCGCGAACACGTTGATGTACAGCGCCGCCCGGGCGTCACCCCAGCCGACGAACCCCGACTCGAGGACGTCACTCGCGGTGATGATCGGCATCACGAGCGCGTAGACGGCGAGATAGTTGACGGCCATCCGGGCAACCGGTTCGTCGGTGCCGAACAGGCCGACGATGTCCCGCGCGAACCAGAACGCGAGGAGGCCAACGGCGAGGCCGACGACGAAGCCGACGGCGAGGCCGTTGACCGCCGCGCGACGACTTCCCTCGAGGTCCTCTGCGCCCGCGCGCTGGGAGACGACGACCTGCGTGCCGACGGACGCCCCGATGGCGACGGTGGCGAGCAGCCCCAGGATCGGGAAGTTCAGCCCGACGGCGGCGACGGCGTCGCCCCCGAGTCGGCCGAGCCAGAAGACGTCGACGACCTGCTGGAGGACCTGGACGAGGTTCTGGACGAGCAACGGCGCTGCGAGGACCACGAGGGCTTTCGGGAGCGAGCCGTCGGTGATCTCTGATCGGGAGATGTCGAACATCTATCCTCTCGTGACTATCGTATTCAACGGATAACCAGTATAAATTACTGTTGCCACACGCGTCTGGTTGTGGCCACCGTTCGAACCACGGAACCACCACCGTTTTTCACCGCTCGAGTCCAGATGTCGGGTATGAGCCTCTCGCGAAAGCCCGACTGGTTGAAGATGCGTCCGCCGTCGGGCCGGGAGTTCGCCGGCATTCGGGAGACCCTGCGCGAGCACGACCTCCACACCGTCTGTGAGGAGGCGAACTGCCCGAATCTGGGGGAGTGCTGGTCCGGCGGCCACGTCGGTGGCGACGACCGCGGTGGGACGGCGACGTTCATGCTGATGGGCGATCGCTGCTCTCGAGGCTGTAACTTCTGTGACGTGAAAACCGGCGGGATGGAGCCGCTCGATCCGGACGAGCCGGCGAACGTTGCGAGTGCGGTCGCTGAGATCGGCCTCGACTACGTCGTCCTGACGAGCGTCGACCGCGACGACCTGCCGGACCAGGGCGCGGGCCACTTCGCCGAGACCATCCGCGAGATCAAAGCCCGCCACCCCGGCATCCTGGTGGAGGTCCTGATCCCCGACTTCCAGGGCGAGGAGGAGCTGGTGCGAAAAATCGTCGACGCCGACCCCGACGTGATCGCCCACAACGTCGAGACCGTAGAACGCCTGCAGTTCCCGGTTCGCGACCGGCGGGCGGGCTACGAGCAGTCGCTGTCCGTCCTCGAGTTCGTCGACCGCGAGTCCGACGTCTACACCAAGACCTCGATCATGCTCGGCCACGGCGAGTACGACCACGAGGTGTACCAGACGCTCGCGGACTGCCGCGAACGCGGCGTCGACATCGTCACGCTGGGACAGTACCTCCAGCCGTCACGGAGCCACCTCGAGGTGAAACGCTACGACCACCCGCACAAGTACGAGACCTGGCGGCGGGTCGCCGAGGAGGAGCTCGGCTTTCTCTACTGTGCGAGCGGCCCGATGGTCCGATCGTCGTACAAAGCTGGCGAGTTGTTCGTCGACGCGGTCCTGCGCGAGGGGAAGTCAGTGGCACAAGCACGCGCAGAAGCTCACCGCGGACAGCCGTCCGACTGAGCCGCGGATCGATCGAGCGTCGACGACTCATTCCGTTCCGATTTCGGTTGGTGCGAGTGCGTTCGTACCATTATTGTTCCCGGAGTGGACGAGACGCTATGTTCCCCGAACGCATCGAAACGGACCGACTGGGTCTCGAACGAATTTCGCACGACACCGTCGACGTCTTCGAGCTTCACGATCTCTACGCCGACGGCGCCGATACCGAGGAGCTGTTCGAGTACTGGGATTCGTCGCCCCACGAGACGGTGAAAGAGACGTACGACTACGTGGACGAGGCCGAACGGCTGTGGAACGACGGCGCGGGCGCGAAATACGTGATCCGGCCGAATGAGGGGGAAGACGGGGCGGGCGTCGTCGCCGGGACGACGGGGCTGTATCCGGACTGGGAAAAGCGATCCGCCAACCTCGGAATTCTGCTCGACAAGCGATTCTGGGGCCGCGGCTATTCCGGCGAGCGAGCCGACGCCATCCTCGCCGTCGCGTTCGACCGACTCGGACTCGAACTCGTCGTCGCCGCCCACGTCGTCGGAAACGAGAAGTCCCGACGGGCGATCGAGAAGTACGTCGACCGATATGGCGGCCAGTACGAGGGGCTCCTGCGCAACTGGCTGGCGCTGTCGGACGCCGTCGCCGACGTGCACAGGTATACCATCTCGCGTGAAGAGTACCTCGAGGCGACCAATAAGTAGGTCACCAGTACTGTCGCCCGTTCAGCGCGTGCCAGCTCCCATCAGACAGAGACGGCGATCGCCTCGAGCCCGCGACACTCCATCCAGAAGTGAAACTCCCCGCGGCGCTGGAGGGTGCGTCCTCGTTCCTCGAGAGCCGCTACTGCGTCGGCGTCGGAGGAGCCGTCCGGGGCGACGACCCGTTCGCACTCCTCGTACTCGGTTGGGAATCGAGCCATGGTAAGGCGCCTCACGCGCCCGAGATATCGATTGAGTGGCCCGAGTGCGGTGGAAAGCCCAAGCGCGCTGGGCCTGTCGTGAGTGGCTGGGTACCGTCGGCTGCACGGAGGGCAGTGACTGCCGAACGGTCACCAGATAGCTTTTTCAACGCCCATGTTGCCAACTAGCATGGTGGGCGGTAACGCCACACGTGAGTACATATGGCAGACGCACACAAACTCGACTGTGAGTCGGTATCGGATACGTGCCGGTTCATTATTCAGTCGGAAAACGAAACTGAGGCGGTCGAACTGGCCCAGAAACACATGAAAGAGGTTCACGACACGGAGCTCACCGAGGAGGAACTCCGAGACGAACACCTACAGGTCGTCTGACCACGCGTTTAGACGAGAGGAGAGAGAAACGCAGCGCCGGCGGTCAGAACGGCCCCATGCCGCCGCCACCTTGCTGTTGCATCTGCTGCATCATCCGCTGCATCTCCTTTTCCGAGCCCATCCCCTGGAACTGCTTGATCGTCCGCTCCATCATCTTGAACTGCTGAAGCAGCTCGCGGACCTCGTCTTCGCTCGTCCCCGAGCCGCGGGCGATGCGTCGGACCTGGTTCGCACCGATGGCCTTCGGGTACTCCTTTTCGGCCTCGGTCATCGAGTCCATGATCACGCTGAACGTGTGCATCCGGTCCTGGGTGACGTCCATCGCGTCGTCGGGCAGCTGATCCTTGATGCCGCCGCCGAGGCCGGGGATCATGTCGAGCACCTGGTCGAGCGGGCCCATGTTGTTCATCGCCTCGAGCTGCTTTTGCATGTCGTTGAGCGTGAACTGGCCCGACAGCATGTCCTCTGGGTCCCAGTCGTCTTCCTCGACGCCCGTCTGCTCCATCGCACGCTCGACGCGTTCGGCGAGCTGGGCGAGGTCGCCCATCCCCAGCAGCCGGGAGATGAAGCCGTTGGGCTCGAAGCGTTCGACGTCCTCGACCTCCTCGCCGGTGCCGAGGAAGGCGATCGACGAGTCCGTCTGGTCGACGGCCGTCAGCGCACCACCACCCTTCGCGGTCCCGTCGAGTTTGGTGATGACGACGCCGTCGATGCCGATCGACTCGTCGAACTGGCTGGCCTGGTCTTTCGCCCCCTGACCGATTGCGGCGTCGAGCACCAAAAGCGAGGTGTCGGGCTCGACGACCGACTCGATCTCCTCGATTTCGGCGATCAGGTCGTCCTCTAAGGCGTGCCGACCCGCCGTGTCCACGATGTGGACCTCGGCCTCGCTCGTCGCCTCGAGGCCGTCACGGGCGATCTTGACGGGGTCTTCCTCGTCGGGGTCGCCGTAGAAGTCGACCTCCGCGCGTTCACACATCTGCTTGGCCTGGTCGTACGCACCCGGCCGGAACGTGTCGGTCTGGATCACCGCGGGTCGAAGCCCCTTCGTCGAGAACCACCACGCCATCTTCGCCGACGAGGTCGTCTTCCCCGACCCCTGCAGGCCGGCGAGCAGGATCGTCTGCTCCTCGAGCGGGAGTTCGGTCGACTCGCCGATGAGGCCGACCAGTTCCTCGTAGACGATGCGCAGGACGAAGTCCCGGGCCGGCGTGCCGGCCGGGGGCTCTTCCTCGAGTGCGCGCGTCTTGATGCTGTCTGACAGCTCCATCACGAGCGAGACGTCCACGTCAGCGGAGAGCAGCGACCGCTGGATCTCCTTGACGACCTCCTCGACGTCTTCCTCCGAGATGCGCGATTTACCTCGGAGCTTATCGAGGGTGCCCCGCAGAGAACTGCCGAGATCGTCGAGTACCATTTGCTGAGGCTATGCGGTGACGGCGTTAAAGGCTTTTTCTCGGGTCGCCGGCGAACCGACGCGCTGGGATGGCTCGCATCTCACTCTTCGATCGCGTCGTCGGCAGGGTCCGTTCCGAGAACTTGGAACTCGGGATCGTCACAGCAAGACGGATCCGGCACGCCGACCGGCTGGATCTCCCCCTCCGGCCAGACCCAGACGACGACGGTCTCGCCACACGTCTCACAGATCGCCGCTGACTTGTCGCGTTCGTCGGCGCCTGCCATTGGAATCTACACCGTCCGATATCGACGAACGAACGTAAGAACTCGAGCCCCTGAATGCGCATGGCGGTCAAGCGGGATCGGGCGTCCCGACGGCCGACGGAGTGGCCCGAAGTAAGAGCTTCACACTCGAGAACGACTGCACGATCCCCTCGTTGTCGTATGCGAGGTCGAAGGCCTCGCACGCACCCGGTGGCGGGTTCGCGAACCGTCGCTCGAGTCGCTCGCGTCGCTCCGGCGGTACCTCTAACGTTGCTACCCAGCGCTCGTACTCGAGAGTCTTTTTCAACAGCTGCGTCTCCTCGACCGCGAGCCCCGCGTCGGCGAACCACGACCGCCACTCGCGTTCGGTGTACGAGCGAACGTGCGTCGGATCGCGCAGGCGCTCGACCTCGTTGAGGAAGTCCTCGAGCGACGCCTCGGGCGGAGCGACGTTGTCCTCGAGCGCGACCGTCCCGCCGGGGGCCAGGACGCGAGCGACCTCGCGGACGAACCGGTCGGGGTTCGGAAAGTGGTGGGCAGCGATCCGGCAGGTGACGGCGTCGAAGGCGTCGTCGGCGAAGGGTAGTCGTTCGGCGTCCACGACCGTCCCACGGAGGCCGGGGTACTCCTCGAGCGCCGTCGCCACCATCGTCGGCGAGGCGTCGGCGGCGACGACCGCGTCGACGCCAGCCTCGAGGAGCGCGCCCGCGGCGTGGCCCGCGCCCGTCGCCACGTCGAGCGCGCAGTCGGCGTCGGCACACCACGAGGCGAGTTGCTCGAGGTCGGCGCCCTCCCGGTGGACGGGGCTGTGGACGTAGGCACTCGCGTGGTCGTCGAACGAGGCGGCTGCCGCCCGCTTTCGGTCGATGTCGTCGTCGGTCACGTCGATCACTCCCTCGAGCCCCCGCGAGCCGGTGGATCTCTGGGGTCGTCTCGATCGTTCGCCACGACGAGCCCCAGCCTCACTACAGTACCGGCTCTCGCCGCCGACGGCGGCCCCTGCCCGGTCACTCGTCGTCGGGGTGGGCGACCTCGAGTTCGAAGTCGGCCTCGGGGTAGGCGACGCAGGTCAGGAGCCAGCCCTCGGTGAGCTGATCGTCGTCGAGATACTCGTTGCCGTCGTGGGTGACGACCTCGGTGGCGTCGCCGTCGTATCGCGCCGTACAGTCGCCACAGGTCCCTACCTCACAGGCGTACGGCACGTCGACGTCGGCGTCGAGTGCCGGATACAGAATCTCCTCGTCCTCGGCGACCTCGACTGGTGTTTCCTCGTCCTCGAGAAACACGAGTTCGTAGGTGGCCACGTCGTCCGGGTCGTCGTCAGGGTCCTCGAGCGCGTCGTCGACGTCATCGGCCGGGCCCTCGTCGGCACAGCCCGCGAGGACGACGGCTCCCGTGCCACCGATCGCGGCCAGCAGTCGTCGACGCTCGAGGTCGGGCAGGTCACGAGGAACGGCGACCGCCACGCGTGACCGATCCGCCGACTGGTCGGGTTCGCTGGTCGAGTGGTCGCCCATACCGTTGTCTTCACACCGATCACCCCCGTAAGCGTTTCCGCCGGCTCGAGTGAATTTCGCCCTTTCGAGGCGGTTTTTCGTGGACCTGACGCACACCAGACTGCGAATGTGCCGCTAGATTTTCTACCAGTTACAGGTCACGTTCAGGCCGTCGTGCGAGACACATAGCGCATATCTTGCACAGAGGCTCCGCGGAATCCAGCTGTTCAGATCGGTCAATACAGGTGATGCCCGCGAGGAACGAACGGCGTGCTTCGGTGACGTCCGCTATCTCTGTTGTTCGTCACACAGGATCCTAATTATTATACAAAATCGAGGAGAATACCTGACCCTTTAGGGTCAGGATGAATCCGACAACGCCTCCACAATCCACCGTCGGTAGCAAGGCCGGATATTCCACCGTTCTCAACCCAAAACTTTACAATAGAAACGAGTGTAAGAACTTATACAGACGTTCAGAATGCTGGAAGTCCACCGCACTCACCGAGCGAAGATCCGCAACCACTCACAGGTAGCGGACTCGCTCGACCGACACGGATGGTCAGCCAGCAAACTCTGGAACGTTGCGAACTACCACTCCCGACAACTCTGGGAGAACACGGGCGAGATACCCGACCACGGCGACCTCAAAGACGAGTTGAAAGGTCACTCCAAATACAAGGGACTACACTCGCAGTCCAGTCAGCGCGTTCTGGAGGAACTCGCTGAAGCCTTCAACTCGTGGTACGGTAAGAGGAAATCCGACAATCGAGCAAATCCGCCCGGCTACCGCAAGAAAAACTACTACGACAACCAAGGCCATCGTGTCCACGAAGAACACCCACGCAGCACGGTCACGTGGAAGCAAAACGGAATCAAACACGACGCGAAGAACAACCGCGTCAGGCTTTCGAAGGGTGCAAATCACAAGGCACACCCGAAAGCGTGGGAATACATCCTTGTCGAATACGAGACACGCCCCGGCGTCACGGTCGAGAACCTCCAACAGGTTCGTGCCGTCTACGAGAAGGCAAAGAGGCGATGGGAACTGCATCTCGTCTGCAAAGACGAGATTGAAACACCTACTGCACCCGGCACCGAGACGGCTGGTGTTGACCTCGGTATCTGTAATTTCGCGGCGGTCGCATACAGCACCGAGGACGCTGACCTCTACCCCGGAAACCGCTTGAAACAGGACGGATACTACTTCCCAAAAGAGATCGCCAAGTGCGACGATTCTGGTGGAGAGCGAGCCACCAGATTGCACAAGAAGTGGTCGGAGCGCCGCACTCACTTCTTCCACGCCTTAGCGAAACACATCGTTGAACGGTGTGTCGAGAAGGAAGTGGGGCGAATCAACATCGGGGAACTCGCTGGAGTTCGAGAGAAAGACACCAGCGAGTCGAAGGACTGGGGCAAACACGGGAACCTCGACCTGCACGGGTGGGCGTTCGACCGGTTCTCAACCATCCTCGAATACAAAGCGAAAGTCGAGGGCATAGAAGTCGTAGAAGTGTCCGAGCGAGATACATCGAAGACGTGTTGCGTCTGCGGTAGGGAAGACGAGAGTCAGCGAGTTGAGCGTGGCCTATACGTCTGCACGTCGTGTGAGGCGGCGTTCAACGCTGATATGAACGGGGCGGAGAACATCCGTCTCGACTTGAACCAAAGTAACTCCGAGTCTTCGGCCAGTTTGGACGAGGATAGGAGTACCGGCTGGTTGGCACAGCCCGGAGTCTACCTTTACGACTTGTCCAGCGGATTCCAACCGCAGGAACAAGTGGTAGACTGCAAACCGTAATATCCCAACTCAGCGGTGCGGTGCCGTGGGATTCCCGCGACTTCAGGCGCGGGAGGATGTCAATGGGGTGCTGTCTCCTCAGACGGCCAAAATACCCGAAAGAGACCAAACTGGGATGGCACACATCAACAATCCCAGTCGTCTTGCCACTCCTCCATCAATTCGAGCTCTTCTTGCTGGGCGTCGATAATTCCCTCTGCGAGGTCTGCAACGCGCTCAGATGCACCGTCGTCAAGGACGTACTCGGACATCACCACGGCACCTTCGTGATGGCGAATCATGTGTTCGGCGAACAGGCAATCGAACTCCTCGTTTTCGGCGCGACGGAGTTCCCGCCTGTCGTCATGGGTCATCATGTGCTCTCGCGGCATCATCTCCTCCATCTCGTCGGGGTGCATCCCGTCTCCCATGCCATCATCGTGCATCCCGTCTCCCATGCCATCACCGCGCATCATGCCACCCATCTCATGAGGCAGCATACCGCCCACCTCGTCACAGCCAGTAACCTCGGCTTCGTCGAGCAAGTCACACATGAGATCGATCTCTGCTTCTTGCTCCTCGATGATCCCCATCCGGATATCGAGTAATTCCTCCCGATCGGTTCGCGCCGGGATGAGTTCAGCCATCTGAATCGCCCCCTCGTGATGTGGAATCATCATCCGCACGAACATGATGTCCACAGCGTTGAACTCCTCGTCGTCCTGTGCGAACGTGACCGGTACCTGTGTCAGTACCAGCCCGCCAGCCACTACTTGTAGTAACTCACGTCTATCCATTGTTAATCAGAACACAGCGGAGTGGTATGCGCTACTTCTGAACACCATGTACAGAGGATCGCCGTCCAATCCTGGAACTCAAGGCGATCCAACTAATCAGGTGTTCAAAACGTATGCTGATCACTCATCCGTGTTCTGTCCATAGCAGCACGGCTACGAGGTTAATACTCACAGCCAGAGTCCGAGAGTATCACGATGTCTAAACGGTACTATGTACCGGTTAGTTTCGACCTGAGGGTATGAAATAAACGGAGTGACGTGCT
This portion of the Natronobeatus ordinarius genome encodes:
- a CDS encoding PH domain-containing protein codes for the protein MTDRSPNWLHLNDGEEVVWESRPHPIAMGRGLPAGVALVLVGLFLAGWGTTGGGSEVLTMVGVLIALVGAAMLGYLYAFWTNTRYVITTSELYEKRGVVSRDVTQFRLERVQNTSLRQSTVGRLLGYGELTVYTAGSGDPELTFERLPRPHEASTILSRQLDAADARSSRT
- a CDS encoding MATE family efflux transporter, encoding MFDISRSEITDGSLPKALVVLAAPLLVQNLVQVLQQVVDVFWLGRLGGDAVAAVGLNFPILGLLATVAIGASVGTQVVVSQRAGAEDLEGSRRAAVNGLAVGFVVGLAVGLLAFWFARDIVGLFGTDEPVARMAVNYLAVYALVMPIITASDVLESGFVGWGDARAALYINVFAVGINIVLDPFLIFGWGPFPELDVAGAALATGIGYTGGLLLAIGMAVRGRDDFVIDRTVLEIRREDVAEIVDVGWPTAGQFLAGQSVRVVMVAIVVAVGGSAGLAAYTIGARVASVAFIPAMGLQQAAQSVVGQNLGAEKPARARQATWTGVAIAGGALTVVGAVQLLVPETLTALFVPDVTAAELELTVEYLRILAYGYWAIGATYLLQAGFNGASRTRTSFVATLLQYWVVRLPVAALLAYPLELGVVGVFWAVTLSNVAAAIGLGLYYWRETANGMNARAASEAAASAAGD
- the lipA gene encoding lipoyl synthase, which translates into the protein MSGMSLSRKPDWLKMRPPSGREFAGIRETLREHDLHTVCEEANCPNLGECWSGGHVGGDDRGGTATFMLMGDRCSRGCNFCDVKTGGMEPLDPDEPANVASAVAEIGLDYVVLTSVDRDDLPDQGAGHFAETIREIKARHPGILVEVLIPDFQGEEELVRKIVDADPDVIAHNVETVERLQFPVRDRRAGYEQSLSVLEFVDRESDVYTKTSIMLGHGEYDHEVYQTLADCRERGVDIVTLGQYLQPSRSHLEVKRYDHPHKYETWRRVAEEELGFLYCASGPMVRSSYKAGELFVDAVLREGKSVAQARAEAHRGQPSD
- a CDS encoding GNAT family N-acetyltransferase → MFPERIETDRLGLERISHDTVDVFELHDLYADGADTEELFEYWDSSPHETVKETYDYVDEAERLWNDGAGAKYVIRPNEGEDGAGVVAGTTGLYPDWEKRSANLGILLDKRFWGRGYSGERADAILAVAFDRLGLELVVAAHVVGNEKSRRAIEKYVDRYGGQYEGLLRNWLALSDAVADVHRYTISREEYLEATNK
- a CDS encoding DUF1059 domain-containing protein encodes the protein MADAHKLDCESVSDTCRFIIQSENETEAVELAQKHMKEVHDTELTEEELRDEHLQVV
- a CDS encoding signal recognition particle protein Srp54, which gives rise to MVLDDLGSSLRGTLDKLRGKSRISEEDVEEVVKEIQRSLLSADVDVSLVMELSDSIKTRALEEEPPAGTPARDFVLRIVYEELVGLIGESTELPLEEQTILLAGLQGSGKTTSSAKMAWWFSTKGLRPAVIQTDTFRPGAYDQAKQMCERAEVDFYGDPDEEDPVKIARDGLEATSEAEVHIVDTAGRHALEDDLIAEIEEIESVVEPDTSLLVLDAAIGQGAKDQASQFDESIGIDGVVITKLDGTAKGGGALTAVDQTDSSIAFLGTGEEVEDVERFEPNGFISRLLGMGDLAQLAERVERAMEQTGVEEDDWDPEDMLSGQFTLNDMQKQLEAMNNMGPLDQVLDMIPGLGGGIKDQLPDDAMDVTQDRMHTFSVIMDSMTEAEKEYPKAIGANQVRRIARGSGTSEDEVRELLQQFKMMERTIKQFQGMGSEKEMQRMMQQMQQQGGGGMGPF
- a CDS encoding class I SAM-dependent methyltransferase produces the protein MTDDDIDRKRAAAASFDDHASAYVHSPVHREGADLEQLASWCADADCALDVATGAGHAAGALLEAGVDAVVAADASPTMVATALEEYPGLRGTVVDAERLPFADDAFDAVTCRIAAHHFPNPDRFVREVARVLAPGGTVALEDNVAPPEASLEDFLNEVERLRDPTHVRSYTEREWRSWFADAGLAVEETQLLKKTLEYERWVATLEVPPERRERLERRFANPPPGACEAFDLAYDNEGIVQSFSSVKLLLRATPSAVGTPDPA
- a CDS encoding 2Fe-2S iron-sulfur cluster-binding protein — encoded protein: MGDHSTSEPDQSADRSRVAVAVPRDLPDLERRRLLAAIGGTGAVVLAGCADEGPADDVDDALEDPDDDPDDVATYELVFLEDEETPVEVAEDEEILYPALDADVDVPYACEVGTCGDCTARYDGDATEVVTHDGNEYLDDDQLTEGWLLTCVAYPEADFELEVAHPDDE
- a CDS encoding RNA-guided endonuclease InsQ/TnpB family protein, coding for MLEVHRTHRAKIRNHSQVADSLDRHGWSASKLWNVANYHSRQLWENTGEIPDHGDLKDELKGHSKYKGLHSQSSQRVLEELAEAFNSWYGKRKSDNRANPPGYRKKNYYDNQGHRVHEEHPRSTVTWKQNGIKHDAKNNRVRLSKGANHKAHPKAWEYILVEYETRPGVTVENLQQVRAVYEKAKRRWELHLVCKDEIETPTAPGTETAGVDLGICNFAAVAYSTEDADLYPGNRLKQDGYYFPKEIAKCDDSGGERATRLHKKWSERRTHFFHALAKHIVERCVEKEVGRINIGELAGVREKDTSESKDWGKHGNLDLHGWAFDRFSTILEYKAKVEGIEVVEVSERDTSKTCCVCGREDESQRVERGLYVCTSCEAAFNADMNGAENIRLDLNQSNSESSASLDEDRSTGWLAQPGVYLYDLSSGFQPQEQVVDCKP
- a CDS encoding DUF305 domain-containing protein, whose translation is MDRRELLQVVAGGLVLTQVPVTFAQDDEEFNAVDIMFVRMMIPHHEGAIQMAELIPARTDREELLDIRMGIIEEQEAEIDLMCDLLDEAEVTGCDEVGGMLPHEMGGMMRGDGMGDGMHDDGMGDGMHPDEMEEMMPREHMMTHDDRRELRRAENEEFDCLFAEHMIRHHEGAVVMSEYVLDDGASERVADLAEGIIDAQQEELELMEEWQDDWDC